A window of the Vicinamibacteria bacterium genome harbors these coding sequences:
- a CDS encoding PSD1 and planctomycete cytochrome C domain-containing protein, with the protein MRNLWRPFGFILTLEAAIALVTAPGAIAQPPPDFETAIRPIMERSCWNCHGDAVQLSSLDLRTREGALQGGARGPAIVPGRANESRLYRVVAGLEQPFMPMEGETLSDDEVAAVRDWIDQGAHWDTGATTTAADALLALEGEELSPDAVAAAREYWAFRLPAQAPLPDNADFPHLKHPIDLFLERARRDKGLHAAPSADRATLVRRAYLDLIGLPPSPEEAQAFLDDTGPGAWPQLIDRLLASPHYGERWGRHWLDVARYADSSGFEHDRDRPNAWRYRDYVIESLNEDKPYDRFIMEQVAGDELDDASHETRIATGFLRAGPRVLFREKDNPERRHDYLDDVLATIGRGILGLTVHCARCHDHKFDPIPQRDYYRLQASIFGYVETEYPLLSPAEVDAYVKKNAEIDARLQALQQGIAEIEAPYRNRLQLEELRERFPAHVQRAVLKPEDERTPGEKLLAVQVLSVGVPQEQVDAALTPEDAARRQALNDRIAAFENERPEKPAMAEIVTDGDYRYAPDGFGDEIVGCPECRVGPDEPGSFLHEGPKPYEPPPSYFLVRGDPFSKGSLMSPGFVSVATYGDPPTEIPRSDGRTSGRRLALAEWLVSPSNPLTARVMVNRIWHHHFGRGIVATLDNFGKVGERPSHPELLDWLAVEFMKRGFRLKDMHRLMMTSEAYQMASTFVDATSLDRDPQNHYLWRYRPHRLEAEIVRDSIMAASGSIDLTIGGPPVFPYVPEEILASQAHGTWRNQPDGPEAWRRSVYVYRRRSLGFPFFDTFDLPDQNVTAAARNVSTVPTQALTLLNNPFVLRQARRFAERLEKEVPDGGADLVSARIDRAFRIVVARPPTEEEAEIARELIQQGSLVDLAHVMLNLNEFLYLR; encoded by the coding sequence ATGCGCAATCTCTGGAGGCCATTCGGCTTCATTCTCACGCTCGAAGCCGCGATCGCGCTCGTCACCGCTCCCGGGGCCATCGCGCAGCCTCCCCCCGACTTCGAGACCGCCATCCGGCCCATCATGGAGCGAAGCTGCTGGAACTGTCACGGGGACGCCGTGCAGCTGTCGAGCCTCGATTTGCGCACTCGCGAGGGCGCGCTACAAGGGGGGGCTCGAGGCCCCGCGATCGTACCGGGTCGTGCTAACGAAAGCCGTCTCTATCGGGTCGTCGCCGGGCTCGAGCAGCCGTTCATGCCGATGGAGGGCGAGACCCTCAGCGACGACGAGGTCGCGGCCGTTCGCGATTGGATCGACCAAGGGGCCCACTGGGACACCGGAGCCACGACGACGGCAGCGGATGCGCTCTTAGCCCTCGAAGGCGAAGAGCTATCGCCCGACGCAGTGGCGGCTGCCCGCGAGTACTGGGCCTTCCGGCTCCCCGCCCAGGCTCCCCTTCCGGACAACGCCGATTTTCCCCATCTAAAGCATCCGATCGACCTCTTCCTCGAGCGAGCGCGGCGCGACAAAGGCCTTCACGCCGCACCATCAGCGGATCGGGCAACGCTCGTCCGGCGCGCCTATCTCGATCTGATCGGCCTGCCTCCATCGCCCGAGGAGGCGCAAGCGTTCCTCGATGACACCGGACCGGGTGCCTGGCCGCAACTGATCGATCGGCTTCTCGCCTCACCGCATTACGGCGAGCGCTGGGGCCGTCACTGGCTCGACGTGGCGCGTTATGCGGACTCGAGCGGCTTCGAGCACGACCGCGACCGCCCCAACGCCTGGCGCTACCGGGACTACGTCATCGAGTCGCTCAACGAGGACAAGCCCTACGACCGGTTCATCATGGAGCAGGTCGCCGGCGACGAGCTCGACGACGCGAGCCACGAAACGCGTATCGCCACCGGGTTCTTGCGCGCCGGACCACGGGTGCTCTTTCGCGAGAAAGACAATCCCGAGCGCCGGCACGACTACCTCGACGACGTGCTCGCCACGATCGGCCGGGGAATCCTGGGCCTGACGGTCCACTGCGCGCGCTGTCACGACCACAAGTTCGATCCCATTCCCCAAAGGGACTACTACCGCCTGCAGGCGTCGATCTTCGGTTACGTCGAGACCGAGTACCCGCTCCTCTCTCCAGCAGAAGTCGATGCCTACGTGAAGAAAAACGCGGAGATCGACGCACGGCTGCAGGCGCTCCAGCAAGGAATCGCCGAGATCGAAGCCCCCTATCGGAATCGACTGCAGCTCGAGGAGCTGCGCGAGCGGTTTCCGGCTCACGTGCAGCGCGCCGTGCTGAAGCCCGAGGACGAACGGACGCCGGGCGAGAAGCTCCTGGCGGTCCAGGTGCTCTCGGTCGGGGTGCCGCAAGAGCAGGTCGACGCTGCCCTGACGCCCGAGGACGCCGCTCGGCGTCAGGCGCTGAACGACCGGATCGCGGCCTTCGAGAACGAGCGACCCGAAAAACCCGCCATGGCGGAGATCGTCACCGACGGCGACTATCGGTACGCGCCCGATGGTTTTGGCGACGAGATCGTCGGATGTCCCGAATGTCGCGTCGGGCCCGATGAGCCCGGAAGTTTCCTTCACGAAGGTCCGAAGCCCTACGAGCCTCCGCCAAGCTACTTTCTCGTCCGGGGAGATCCCTTCAGCAAGGGATCTCTCATGTCTCCCGGGTTCGTCTCGGTTGCGACCTACGGCGATCCACCCACCGAGATACCGCGCTCCGACGGCCGCACTTCGGGACGCCGTCTCGCGCTCGCGGAATGGCTGGTGTCGCCATCGAATCCTCTCACGGCCCGCGTGATGGTCAACCGGATCTGGCACCACCATTTCGGACGCGGCATCGTCGCGACGCTCGACAACTTCGGCAAGGTCGGCGAGCGACCGTCACACCCGGAGCTGCTCGACTGGCTCGCGGTCGAATTCATGAAGCGCGGCTTTCGCCTCAAAGACATGCACCGGTTGATGATGACTTCCGAGGCTTACCAGATGGCGTCCACATTTGTCGATGCCACCAGTCTCGATCGGGACCCGCAAAACCACTACCTTTGGAGATACCGCCCGCATCGACTCGAGGCCGAGATCGTGCGTGATTCCATCATGGCGGCGAGTGGCAGCATCGACCTCACCATCGGTGGGCCTCCGGTTTTCCCTTACGTGCCCGAAGAGATTCTGGCGTCGCAGGCCCACGGAACCTGGCGAAACCAGCCGGACGGGCCCGAAGCGTGGCGGCGAAGCGTCTACGTGTACCGTCGCCGTTCGCTCGGTTTTCCGTTCTTCGATACCTTCGACCTTCCCGATCAGAACGTGACCGCGGCCGCCCGTAACGTCTCGACGGTACCCACCCAGGCCCTGACGCTGCTGAACAATCCCTTCGTGCTGAGGCAGGCGCGGCGGTTCGCGGAACGGTTAGAGAAAGAGGTACCGGACGGCGGCGCCGACCTCGTGAGTGCCCGGATCGATCGCGCGTTTCGCATCGTGGTTGCGAGGCCTCCCACCGAGGAGGAAGCCGAGATCGCTCGCGAGCTGATCCAACAGGGGTCCCTGGTCGACCTCGCACACGTGATGCTCAACCTGAACGAGTTCCTGTACCTGAGGTGA
- a CDS encoding adenosine deaminase, which translates to METFIRDLPKAELHVHIEGTLEPALMLALAERNRVPLKYSSIDAIRKAYAFTGLQSFLDLYYEGMKVLVREQDFYDLTMAYLERARDDRVRHAEIFFDPQAHTERGIAFATVIGGIRRALADGLERFGISSHLILCFLRHLSQDSARTTLEEALSLREGIVAVGLDSSEMGHPPEKFVKVFAEARREGFKTVAHAGEEGPPQYIWQALDLLQVSRIDHGVRCVEDPKLVERLVRERVPLTVCPLSNVRLRVFETMGEHNLGRLLGLGIRVTVNSDDPAYFGGYVTDNFLAAQRALGLEVSDIHQIARNAFEASFLDREKRDALVRELDDYVNGFSPARR; encoded by the coding sequence GCACCCTCGAGCCCGCGCTGATGCTCGCTCTCGCCGAGCGCAATCGCGTCCCGCTCAAGTATTCATCCATCGATGCGATCCGAAAGGCCTACGCCTTCACCGGCCTCCAGTCATTCCTGGATCTCTACTACGAGGGGATGAAGGTCCTTGTCCGCGAGCAGGATTTCTATGACCTGACGATGGCCTACCTCGAGCGAGCCCGCGACGACCGGGTGCGACACGCGGAGATCTTCTTCGATCCGCAGGCACATACCGAGCGCGGAATCGCTTTCGCCACCGTGATCGGCGGGATCCGGCGGGCGCTCGCGGACGGCCTCGAGCGTTTCGGAATCTCGTCGCACCTGATCCTCTGTTTCCTCCGCCACCTTTCGCAGGACTCGGCGCGGACCACGCTCGAAGAGGCCCTGAGTCTTCGCGAGGGAATCGTCGCCGTGGGCCTGGACTCCTCGGAGATGGGCCATCCGCCAGAGAAATTCGTGAAGGTATTCGCCGAAGCCCGCCGCGAGGGTTTCAAGACGGTCGCTCACGCGGGCGAGGAGGGTCCCCCGCAATACATCTGGCAAGCGCTCGACCTGCTCCAGGTGTCGCGGATCGATCACGGGGTTCGCTGCGTCGAAGATCCGAAGCTCGTCGAACGACTGGTTCGCGAGCGAGTACCCCTGACGGTATGCCCGCTGTCGAACGTCAGGTTGCGGGTCTTCGAGACCATGGGCGAGCACAACCTCGGACGCCTGCTCGGGCTCGGGATTCGCGTCACGGTCAACTCGGACGACCCCGCCTATTTCGGCGGTTACGTCACCGACAACTTTCTAGCCGCGCAGCGGGCTCTGGGACTCGAGGTTTCCGACATCCATCAGATTGCGAGAAATGCCTTCGAGGCGTCGTTTCTGGACCGGGAAAAGCGGGACGCTCTTGTCCGAGAGCTCGACGACTACGTGAATGGTTTCAGTCCAGCCCGAAGGTGA
- a CDS encoding PQQ-dependent dehydrogenase, methanol/ethanol family: protein MMKSLAFWTAVVAFSPPLEAQEAWRDDRATPALRPVSWERLLNAADEPENWLMYSGTLDSQRFSRLDQVHRHNVSELEMKWAYQIPEIDRAETVPLVVDGVMFITEAPSNVVAVDAGTGRPYWRYNHELPEDLRLCCGRNNRGVAILGETLFMSTLDAHLVAIDARTGSLKWNAETADHQKGYSKTAAPLVVKELVVTGVAGGEYGIRGFLDAYHPQTGDRVWRLYTIPGPEHPDNATWEGDSWKTGGAPTWITGAYDPHLNLIYWGTGNPGPDWNGEVRLGDNLYSDSALAVNADTGELEWYFQFTPWDVHDWDAIQVPILGDIDLNGTPRKVIMWANRNAFYYTLDRVNGEFLVGTPFARQTWAEGLDEKGRPIRAPGKLPSPEGTVVSPPVAGGTNWWSPAYSPTAELYYVNAHDGEQKFFLREQEYRDGEYYTGGGAENVLPMDKYKSAIRAIDPRNGELRWEFEIQPRSTAGLLATAGDLVFGGTVDGYFFALDAESGKELWHIALGARVHSAPITYSVNGAQLISIAAGNVVFTFGLD from the coding sequence ATGATGAAGAGTCTCGCGTTCTGGACGGCGGTCGTCGCCTTCTCGCCGCCCCTAGAGGCTCAGGAGGCGTGGCGGGACGACAGGGCAACGCCGGCGCTCCGGCCGGTAAGCTGGGAGCGTCTCCTGAACGCCGCCGATGAGCCCGAGAATTGGCTCATGTACTCGGGCACGCTGGACAGCCAGCGGTTCAGCCGCCTGGACCAGGTTCATCGGCACAACGTCTCCGAGCTCGAGATGAAGTGGGCCTATCAGATCCCCGAGATCGATCGTGCCGAGACGGTGCCGCTCGTGGTCGACGGCGTCATGTTCATCACCGAGGCTCCGAGCAACGTCGTGGCGGTCGACGCCGGCACCGGCCGGCCGTACTGGCGCTACAACCACGAGCTTCCCGAAGATCTTCGGCTCTGCTGCGGCCGAAACAATCGCGGGGTCGCGATCCTGGGTGAGACGTTGTTCATGAGCACCCTCGACGCCCACCTCGTCGCCATCGACGCCCGAACCGGAAGCCTCAAATGGAACGCCGAGACCGCCGACCACCAGAAGGGCTATAGCAAGACGGCGGCACCGCTCGTAGTCAAAGAGCTGGTCGTCACCGGCGTCGCCGGCGGAGAGTACGGAATCCGCGGCTTCCTCGATGCCTACCATCCCCAGACCGGCGATCGGGTGTGGCGCCTCTATACGATTCCCGGACCGGAGCATCCGGACAATGCGACCTGGGAGGGGGATTCGTGGAAGACCGGGGGCGCCCCGACGTGGATTACCGGGGCGTACGACCCGCATCTGAACCTCATTTATTGGGGCACGGGAAACCCGGGCCCGGACTGGAACGGCGAGGTGCGCCTGGGAGACAACCTGTATTCGGACTCTGCCCTCGCGGTGAATGCCGACACCGGAGAGCTCGAGTGGTACTTCCAGTTCACGCCCTGGGACGTGCACGACTGGGACGCGATTCAAGTGCCCATCCTCGGAGATATCGATCTCAACGGCACACCGCGCAAGGTCATCATGTGGGCCAATCGCAACGCCTTCTACTACACCCTCGATCGCGTAAACGGGGAGTTCCTCGTCGGGACGCCGTTCGCGAGACAGACCTGGGCCGAGGGTCTCGACGAGAAGGGGAGGCCCATCCGCGCGCCGGGAAAGCTCCCCTCGCCCGAAGGCACGGTCGTCTCGCCACCCGTCGCCGGCGGGACCAACTGGTGGTCGCCGGCTTACAGCCCAACCGCCGAGCTCTACTACGTGAACGCGCACGACGGGGAGCAGAAGTTCTTCCTCCGCGAGCAGGAGTATCGCGACGGCGAATATTACACGGGAGGCGGGGCCGAGAATGTGCTTCCCATGGACAAATACAAGAGCGCCATCCGGGCGATCGACCCGCGAAACGGAGAGCTACGCTGGGAGTTCGAGATCCAGCCGCGATCGACGGCGGGTCTCCTGGCGACGGCCGGCGACCTGGTCTTCGGCGGGACGGTGGACGGCTATTTCTTCGCGCTCGATGCCGAGAGCGGAAAAGAGCTGTGGCACATCGCCCTCGGTGCCCGGGTGCACTCCGCTCCGATCACCTATTCCGTGAACGGAGCGCAGCTCATCTCGATCGCGGCCGGCAACGTGGTGTTCACCTTCGGGCTGGACTGA
- a CDS encoding alpha/beta hydrolase-fold protein: MRALLTLVFLGSSVSGASAGGDSVDVSKLEGLGDVRYHLLETKEPERSYHIFVSLPASYDLSDDSTYPTIYLLDGGITFPLLSAYYSYLALGEEMPEAIVVGISYGTHDEREGNRRSTDFTAPSTERENWGGAQVFQRFLSERLFPLIQEQFRSRADRRILFGQSLGGQFVLYTSLTRPGLFWGHIASNPALHRNLPFFLSWQGEGAMPPSGGRVFVASGSLDDPRFREPALEWIQHWSNDGVSKPWELRAITLDGHTHFSAGPGAFLAGLRWLLNDDEAQAR, encoded by the coding sequence ATGAGGGCCTTGCTCACGCTCGTTTTCTTGGGTAGCTCCGTTTCGGGTGCGTCCGCAGGAGGCGATTCGGTCGATGTCAGCAAGCTCGAGGGCCTGGGAGATGTGCGATACCACCTCTTGGAAACCAAGGAGCCCGAGCGCAGCTATCACATCTTTGTCAGCCTCCCCGCGAGCTACGACCTGTCGGATGACTCGACGTACCCTACGATCTATCTGCTCGATGGAGGTATCACTTTTCCGCTGCTGTCGGCCTATTACAGCTATCTCGCGCTTGGCGAAGAGATGCCGGAAGCCATCGTCGTCGGCATTTCCTACGGGACCCATGACGAGCGGGAGGGCAACCGGCGCAGCACCGATTTCACCGCGCCCTCCACGGAGCGAGAGAATTGGGGGGGCGCCCAAGTGTTCCAGCGTTTTCTTTCCGAGCGCTTGTTCCCGTTGATCCAGGAGCAGTTCCGCAGCCGCGCCGATCGCCGCATCCTGTTCGGACAGTCGCTCGGAGGACAGTTCGTTCTTTATACATCACTGACCCGACCCGGGTTGTTTTGGGGGCATATCGCGAGCAATCCTGCCCTCCATAGGAATTTGCCGTTTTTCCTGTCGTGGCAAGGCGAGGGTGCCATGCCGCCGAGCGGAGGAAGGGTGTTCGTTGCGAGTGGGAGTCTGGATGATCCGCGGTTTCGTGAACCCGCACTGGAGTGGATTCAGCATTGGTCGAATGATGGCGTCAGCAAGCCGTGGGAGTTGCGGGCCATCACGTTGGACGGCCACACCCACTTTTCGGCTGGACCGGGAGCATTTCTTGCCGGCCTCCGCTGGCTGCTGAACGACGACGAAGCGCAGGCGCGATAG
- a CDS encoding nucleotidyltransferase has product MSIQPAALELLADLSKVLASWGRWYVFGAQAVIAYGVPRLSADVDVTVELVPEEPERFAADMKAAGFELRVDDPDFVRRTRVMPFVHLATAMPLDVVLAASGLEDEFLDRARNVKLGSTTVPLIDPEDLIIAKLLAGRPKDVEDAQSLWRIRGAELDGERIRRTLRKLEEALSQSDLVSAFESLRRS; this is encoded by the coding sequence GTGTCGATCCAGCCGGCCGCCCTTGAGCTGCTTGCGGACCTGTCCAAGGTCCTCGCAAGCTGGGGGCGTTGGTACGTCTTCGGAGCCCAAGCCGTAATCGCTTACGGCGTGCCTCGACTGAGCGCCGACGTCGACGTTACCGTCGAGCTCGTTCCCGAGGAGCCGGAACGATTCGCCGCCGACATGAAAGCGGCTGGATTCGAGCTGCGGGTCGATGACCCTGACTTCGTTCGCCGCACTCGGGTGATGCCGTTCGTCCATCTGGCGACGGCCATGCCGCTCGACGTCGTTCTCGCCGCTTCCGGCCTCGAGGACGAATTTCTGGACAGGGCCCGCAACGTAAAGCTCGGAAGCACGACCGTACCACTGATCGATCCGGAGGACCTCATCATCGCCAAGCTGCTTGCGGGACGGCCAAAGGACGTCGAGGATGCTCAAAGCCTCTGGCGGATTCGCGGAGCCGAGCTCGATGGAGAACGAATTCGCCGGACGTTGCGGAAGCTCGAGGAAGCACTGAGTCAGAGCGACCTCGTTTCCGCCTTCGAGTCCCTTCGGCGCTCGTAG
- a CDS encoding DUF1501 domain-containing protein, producing the protein MKETFWSRRRFLFESGGGIAGLALAQLLDRDGLLAAESCDALVEGTPFAPKPPHFRPRATAVISLFMSGGVSHVDTFDPKPALAKYAGEPLDGKVGGSIVVRQGFPGPLMPSPFTFKKYGESGVDVSELFPHLARHVDEIAFLRSVYGRSNDHVQATYEMQTGQLRMGFPSVGAWVTYGLGSESSSLPAFVVMNDYRGGPLGGPNDWSAGFMPASYQGTLFRAVGRPIVDLEPPEGMTAEEQRARLDTLAKLNELDMEKHPGSSELAARISSYELAYRMQGCAPEAIDVSSESSETKKLYGLDEEVTEPFGRQCLMARRLVERGVRFVQLFHGGMGDQNTDTWDAHSNLEENHRQHAAESDLPIAGLLTDLAARGLLDSTLILWHGEFGRMPISQRGVGRDHNPGTMTVWMAGAGIGGGQVVGASDEFGYKALEQPISAHDLHATILYLLGMDHTKLTYQFNGRDMRLTDVHGTPIPQIIA; encoded by the coding sequence ATGAAAGAGACGTTCTGGTCGCGCCGCCGATTCCTTTTCGAGTCGGGTGGCGGAATCGCCGGACTCGCCCTTGCCCAGCTTCTCGACCGTGACGGGTTGCTCGCCGCCGAGTCGTGCGACGCCCTGGTTGAGGGAACCCCGTTCGCGCCGAAGCCTCCGCATTTCAGGCCGCGTGCCACCGCCGTCATCTCGCTCTTCATGAGCGGTGGGGTCAGCCACGTCGACACGTTCGATCCCAAGCCCGCGCTCGCCAAATATGCCGGAGAGCCTCTCGACGGCAAAGTCGGCGGTAGCATCGTGGTCCGCCAGGGGTTCCCCGGCCCGCTGATGCCGAGCCCGTTCACGTTCAAGAAGTACGGGGAGAGCGGCGTGGACGTATCGGAGCTCTTCCCCCATCTCGCGCGACACGTCGACGAGATCGCGTTCTTGCGATCGGTCTACGGTCGATCGAACGACCACGTCCAGGCGACCTACGAGATGCAGACGGGCCAGCTGAGGATGGGATTTCCCAGCGTGGGCGCCTGGGTGACCTACGGGCTCGGCTCCGAGAGCTCCAGCCTTCCTGCTTTCGTGGTGATGAACGACTACCGGGGCGGGCCGCTCGGGGGGCCGAACGACTGGAGCGCCGGCTTCATGCCCGCGAGCTATCAGGGAACGCTCTTTCGTGCCGTCGGCCGGCCCATCGTCGACCTCGAGCCTCCCGAAGGCATGACAGCGGAAGAGCAGCGCGCTCGCCTGGATACGCTCGCGAAACTGAACGAGCTGGATATGGAGAAACATCCGGGAAGCTCGGAGCTCGCGGCGCGGATCTCGTCTTACGAGCTTGCTTACCGGATGCAAGGCTGCGCCCCGGAAGCGATCGATGTGTCGTCGGAATCCAGCGAGACGAAAAAGCTCTACGGGCTCGATGAGGAAGTGACCGAGCCTTTCGGCCGGCAATGCCTCATGGCGCGGCGACTAGTGGAACGCGGAGTACGCTTCGTGCAGCTCTTCCACGGCGGCATGGGCGATCAGAACACCGACACCTGGGATGCGCACAGCAATCTCGAAGAGAACCACCGGCAGCACGCCGCCGAGTCCGATCTTCCCATCGCCGGCCTTCTGACGGATCTCGCGGCGCGCGGCCTGCTCGATTCGACGCTCATCCTCTGGCACGGAGAGTTCGGACGGATGCCCATCTCTCAACGCGGCGTCGGCCGTGACCACAACCCCGGTACCATGACGGTCTGGATGGCGGGCGCGGGGATCGGCGGCGGTCAAGTCGTCGGCGCGAGCGACGAGTTCGGATACAAGGCACTGGAGCAGCCGATCTCGGCACACGACCTGCACGCGACGATCTTGTACCTGCTGGGCATGGACCACACGAAGCTGACCTATCAATTCAACGGCCGCGACATGCGTCTCACCGACGTCCACGGCACGCCGATTCCACAGATCATCGCCTGA
- a CDS encoding c-type cytochrome — MRTSLLVGLVSLLVTSHGTSRLFAQENPFTTTVDERMGARVFASECGRCHGLDGKGNDETGAPDLTTGTFSNASTEAGLFSVIRDGIPGTTMVGIGWAPAETIWQVVTYVNSLNPNPADFDLPGDARRGEAVFAGKGNCRSCHMVRGAGGRLGPDLSTVGNRRDPDELRKDLTDPDETVEPRWWTMKVVRADGSRVEGLRMDEDTFTLRIMDGNENLWHFSKSGVLSIERSEKSTMPSATETLNESEIDDLIAYLFSLRKES; from the coding sequence ATGCGCACAAGCCTTCTCGTTGGTCTCGTTAGTCTCCTCGTCACGAGCCACGGCACCTCGCGGCTATTCGCTCAGGAGAACCCCTTCACGACGACGGTCGACGAGCGGATGGGCGCGCGCGTTTTCGCTTCCGAGTGCGGGCGGTGCCATGGACTCGATGGAAAAGGCAACGATGAAACCGGCGCCCCCGACCTGACCACCGGCACGTTCAGTAATGCGAGCACCGAGGCCGGCCTTTTTTCGGTCATTCGCGACGGCATTCCCGGCACGACGATGGTGGGGATCGGGTGGGCGCCGGCCGAGACGATCTGGCAGGTGGTGACCTACGTCAACTCGCTCAACCCCAATCCGGCCGACTTCGATCTGCCGGGAGATGCGCGCCGCGGTGAAGCCGTCTTCGCCGGGAAGGGGAACTGCCGGAGCTGCCACATGGTCAGAGGTGCCGGGGGGCGGCTCGGTCCCGATCTGTCGACGGTCGGCAACCGGCGCGACCCCGATGAGCTGAGGAAAGACCTGACGGATCCGGATGAGACGGTCGAGCCCCGCTGGTGGACGATGAAGGTTGTCCGGGCGGACGGCTCGCGCGTCGAAGGGCTTCGAATGGACGAGGACACGTTCACTCTTCGCATCATGGACGGCAACGAGAACCTCTGGCATTTCTCGAAGAGCGGAGTTCTTTCGATCGAACGGAGCGAGAAATCGACGATGCCGAGCGCCACCGAGACGTTGAACGAGAGCGAAATTGATGATCTGATTGCTTACTTGTTCTCACTTCGGAAAGAGAGCTGA
- a CDS encoding PIN domain-containing protein: protein MATVRGLLDTSVVIATEASELPAEAAISAATLAELHFGVHLAKDHEIRTLRVRRLTEIEARFTALPIDEGVARAYGELAAITLRAGRKVRTRVVDLFIAATARVHAVPLYTKNLADFKPFAEQIEIRKA, encoded by the coding sequence GTGGCAACGGTGAGAGGACTCCTGGATACCTCGGTCGTTATCGCGACGGAGGCATCCGAGCTGCCGGCTGAGGCAGCTATCTCAGCAGCCACTTTGGCCGAGCTTCATTTCGGAGTCCACCTCGCGAAGGACCACGAGATTCGCACTCTCAGAGTTCGCCGCTTGACGGAGATTGAGGCGCGCTTCACCGCGCTGCCCATCGACGAAGGAGTAGCTCGGGCCTACGGCGAGCTCGCGGCCATCACCCTTCGCGCTGGGCGCAAGGTACGTACCAGGGTGGTCGACCTCTTCATCGCGGCAACCGCCCGCGTGCACGCCGTACCCCTGTACACGAAGAATCTCGCTGACTTCAAACCGTTCGCTGAGCAGATCGAGATCCGGAAGGCGTAG